A genomic window from Vigna radiata var. radiata cultivar VC1973A chromosome 2, Vradiata_ver6, whole genome shotgun sequence includes:
- the LOC106755793 gene encoding pentatricopeptide repeat-containing protein At1g07740, mitochondrial, whose product MICGRRKTINPNPLLHYAKNGSQFHTHKSRPNERPTRPKLRRRIPFVAEVKTVEDPEEALSLFHRYKEHGFRHYYPSYAALLYKLARSRMFEAVETILAHMKDTDLQCRESVFIALFQYYGPQKAVELFNRMPQFNCVRTIQSFNALLNVLVDNDRFDEANDVFGRSYEMGFRPNTVTFNIMTKGWLRKGEWGKACEVFDEMLQKRVQPSVVTYNSLIGFLCRKGDLDKAMALLEDMGQKGRRANEVTYALLMEGLCSLEKYDEAKKLMFDMAYRGCKPQPVNFGVLMNDLGKRGKVEEVKSLLHEMKKRRLKPDVVTFNILINYLCKEGKAVEAYKVLFEMQIGGCEPNAATYRMVVDGLCRIGDFGIGLSVLNAMLTSRHCPRSETFNCLVVGLLKSGNIDGACFVLEQMEKRKIEFDLVSWETIIKFSCSEDKGVTELMTLLTSS is encoded by the coding sequence ATGATCTGTGGGAGAAGAAAAACGATTAATCCAAATCCATTACTTCATTATGCTAAGAATGGATCCCAATTCCACACCCATAAATCTCGACCCAATGAAAGACCAACTCGTCCAAAATTACGCAGGCGCATTCCCTTCGTCGCCGAAGTCAAAACAGTGGAAGACCCAGAAGAAGCCTTGTCTCTCTTTCACCGTTACAAGGAACACGGTTTCCGCCACTATTACCCTTCCTATGCTGCATTGCTCTATAAATTAGCTCGTTCTAGAATGTTCGAAGCCGTGGAAACCATTCTCGCTCACATGAAAGACACCGATTTGCAATGCAGAGAAAGCGTCTTCATTGCTCTCTTTCAATATTACGGTCCCCAAAAGGCCGTTGAACTCTTCAACAGAATGCCGCAGTTTAACTGTGTCCGCACCATTCAGTCCTTCAACGCTCTTCTCAATGTTCTAGTAGACAATGATAGGTTCGATGAGGCCAATGATGTTTTTGGTCGATCCTATGAAATGGGTTTTCGTCCAAACACCGTCACTTTCAATATAATGACTAAAGGGTGGTTGAGAAAGGGCGAGTGGGGTAAAGCAtgtgaggtgtttgatgaaatgcttCAGAAGAGAGTGCAACCGAGCGTCGTCACTTACAATAGTCTCATTGGGTTTTTGTGTAGAAAAGGTGATTTGGATAAAGCAATGGCCTTGCTTGAGGACATGGGTCAGAAAGGTAGACGCGCAAATGAAGTAACTTATGCTCTGTTGATGGAGGGTTTGTGTTCCTTGGAGAAGTATGATGAAGCTAAGAAGCTAATGTTTGATATGGCGTATCGTGGGTGTAAACCCCAGCCAGTGAATTTTGGTGTACTGATGAATGATCTTGGGAAGAGAGGAAAGGTTGAGGAGGTCAAGTCTTTGCTCCATGAGATGAAGAAAAGGCGGCTTAAGCCAGATGTTGTAACTTTCAACATATTGATAAATTATCTTTGCAAGGAAGGCAAAGCAGTGGAAGCTTACAAAGTTTTATTTGAGATGCAGATTGGTGGTTGTGAGCCAAATGCAGCTACATACAGGATGGTGGTTGATGGTTTGTGCCGGATAGGGGATTTTGGGATAGGTCTGAGTGTTTTGAATGCAATGCTAACAAGTAGACATTGTCCACGATCGGAAACATTTAATTGTCTGGTTGTTGGCCTTTTGAAATCTGGGAATATTGATGGTGCATGCTTTGTCCTGGAACAGATGGAGAAGAGAAAGATAGAATTTGATTTGGTGAGCTGGGAAACCATAATAAAGTTTTCCTGCAGTGAGGACAAGGGTGTCACTGAGCTTATGACTCTACTTACATCTTCGTAA
- the LOC106755873 gene encoding dirigent protein 10: PIFLKSLSTSMNMTMPLKAMLLVALTFLAITCTTSTRILEEVEETPQQPNTAQSPVSSIVPPLVPITPVPPPINAVDHHHTLSFFMHDILGGSNPSARAVTGVVTNPALNAQVAFAKPNGANLPLNGGLPQNNNNGGILNNNNLPFLTGLGGTTGNVFNNNGNNFGNGGIGFPVTNTNQLPEGMTLQKIMFGTMIVFDDELTEGQELGSGLVGKAQGFYIASSVDGTSQTMAFTAKFEENGYVDSLSFFGVHRTQVSESHIAIIGGTGKYLNAEGYAIIKTFPVSGQQHNTDGVETLLQLTAYLAY, encoded by the coding sequence CCAATCTTTCTAAAATCTCTTTCCACGAGCATGAACATGACAATGCCCCTGAAAGCAATGCTTTTGGTAGCACTTACATTTCTTGCAATCACGTGCACTACTTCAACTCGAATCCTGGAAGAAGTAGAAGAAACACCACAACAACCAAACACTGCCCAATCCCCAGTTTCATCCATTGTCCCTCCACTTGTACCTATAACCCCTGTTCCGCCACCAATAAACGCCGTTGACCATCACCACACACTCTCATTTTTCATGCACGACATTCTCGGAGGCTCCAACCCCTCAGCTCGAGCTGTAACGGGCGTTGTTACGAATCCAGCTCTGAACGCTCAAGTGGCATTCGCTAAGCCAAACGGTGCAAACCTTCCTCTCAACGGCGGCCTTCCCCAGAACAACAACAATGGCGGAATTCTTAACAACAACAACCTTCCCTTCCTCACCGGACTGGGCGGTACCACAGGGAACGTCTTCAACAACAATGGCAACAACTTTGGCAACGGAGGGATTGGTTTCCCGGTAACCAACACGAATCAGCTCCCAGAAGGAATGACTCTGCAAAAGATAATGTTTGGAACAATGATTGTGTTTGATGATGAACTGACGGAAGGACAGGAATTGGGTTCAGGTTTGGTGGGAAAAGCACAAGGCTTTTATATAGCCAGCTCTGTGGATGGAACAAGCCAGACAATGGCTTTCACTGCCAAGTTTGAAGAGAATGGTTACGTCGACAGTCTCAGCTTCTTTGGTGTCCATCGAACGCAAGTCTCTGAGTCCCACATCGCCATCATTGGAGGAACCGGAAAGTATCTGAACGCAGAAGGGTATGCCATCATAAAAACTTTTCCGGTTAGCGGTCAGCAACACAATACCGATGGAGTTGAGACTCTGTTGCAGCTCACTGCATATCTTGCTTATTAG
- the LOC106778706 gene encoding dirigent protein 9, with protein sequence MAKKLTFTYFSLKTILVLHLFVFPITLRPAKTDMVTEGDAQAPTVTFFMHDIIGGSTPSERIVAGTIVDTQTAKLPFSKPNNRIFPFKGAIPLVDTSTATYPTHSSTTMFIKNIDKNKVVIDRNPLGASPDKFLFGRITVIDDEITQGHEFGSEVIGKAQGFHLTSSLDGSSRTMAFTVVFGGEGDDEEDAVSFFGVHRTATKESHIAVVGGTGKYDNAKGYAKIETLPSTQQHTTNGLETLLQITVYIA encoded by the coding sequence atggccAAAAAGCTCACCTTCACATATTTTTCCCTGAAAACCATACTAGTACTTCATCTCTTCGTCTTTCCCATCACCCTAAGGCCTGCCAAAACAGATATGGTCACTGAGGGGGATGCTCAAGCCCCTACAGTAACTTTCTTCATGCATGACATCATTGGTGGATCAACCCCTTCAGAAAGAATCGTTGCTGGCACCATTGTAGACACTCAGACAGCTAAACTTCCGTTCTCAAAACCCAACAACAGGATCTTCCCCTTTAAAGGTGCCATACCATTAGTTGATACAAGCACTGCCACTTATCCTACACATTCCAGCACCACCATGTTCATAAAAAACATTGACAAAAACAAGGTTGTTATTGATAGGAATCCACTAGGAGCATCACCAGACAAGTTTTTGTTCGGAAGAATAACGGTTATTGACGATGAAATTACGCAAGGGCATGAGTTTGGGTCAGAGGTTATTGGTAAAGCACAGGGATTTCATTTGACTAGCTCATTGGATGGAAGTAGCCGAACCATGGCATTTACGGTCGTGTTTGGTGGTGAGGgtgatgatgaggaggatgcTGTTAGCTTCTTTGGTGTGCACAGGACAGCTACAAAGGAGTCTCATATTGCTGTAGTTGGAGGAACTGGAAAATATGATAATGCAAAAGGGTATGCCAAAATTGAAACACTGCCTTCAACTCAACAGCATACCACAAATGGGTTGGAAACACTTCTTCAAATTACTGTATACATAGCCTAG
- the LOC106755712 gene encoding protein SODIUM POTASSIUM ROOT DEFECTIVE 3 has translation MSTKTMKIMKGIDLLCSSSASTAVTSSMHHRSTVRGRTKSYDHDGRKSQLCVPCSSQLPLTPKPHLEKHRKSSADKANSDTRRKSSVDVNDLYTHASAERSSRRYLLADAPFVEWVSESNKFTQMVPSRHDVEDKTMVIKRNHAPTLRSSSSARSKDQVVVLRVSLHCKACEGKIRKHISKMEGVTSFSIEMETKKVTIIGDVTPMGVLASVSKVKNAQLWPSL, from the exons ATGTCCACAAAAACCATGAAAATTATGAAAGGAATTGATTTGCTATGTTCTTCCTCAGCTTCCACAGCTGTAACTTCTAGCATGCACCATCGTTCTACGGTGCGTGGAAGAACAAAAAGCTACGACCATGATGGAAGGAAAAGCCAACTCTGTGTACCTTGTTCATCCCAATTGCCCTTAACTCCTAAGCCTCACTTGGAGAAGCACAGAAAGAGCTCGGCTGATAAGGCTAACAGTGACACGCGTAGAAAAAGTTCTGTTGATGTTAATGACCTATATACTCATGCCAGTGCTGAGCGTTCATCCAGAAGATATCTCCTTGCTGACGCGCCATTCGTTGAGTGGGTATCAGAGTCTAATAAATTCACACAAATGGTTCCTTCTCGACATGATGTCGAAGACAAGACCATGGTTATAAAAAGAAACCATGCTCCTACTCTTCGCTCCTCTTCTTCAGCTCGCTCCAAGGAccag GTTGTGGTTTTGAGGGTGTCATTGCACTGCAAGGCCTGCGAAGGGAAAATTagaaaacatatttcaaaaatgGAAG GAGTGACATCATTCAGCATAGAAATGGAGACAAAGAAAGTGACGATAATCGGAGACGTGACACCAATGGGGGTACTGGCGAGTGTATCCAAGGTGAAGAATGCACAACTTTGGCCATCTCTCTAG